One region of Turicibacter bilis genomic DNA includes:
- a CDS encoding DUF6693 family protein translates to MEYKRSTIIDNKMKYGSYYDQHFKSALIHQIKLVLLGVVTLGFAYPWILCKEQEAKCEHTVICGQRLKFIGDPKELIGHWIVWWLVIVITFGIYGLVVKIKFQQWVAANTVFENIELK, encoded by the coding sequence ATGGAGTATAAAAGAAGTACTATTATCGATAATAAAATGAAGTATGGTTCATATTACGATCAGCATTTTAAGTCTGCGCTAATTCATCAAATTAAGTTAGTTTTATTAGGGGTTGTAACGCTAGGATTTGCTTATCCGTGGATTTTGTGTAAGGAACAAGAGGCGAAGTGTGAACATACGGTGATTTGTGGTCAACGATTAAAATTTATTGGGGACCCTAAAGAGTTGATTGGACATTGGATTGTTTGGTGGTTAGTTATCGTTATTACCTTTGGAATATATGGTTTAGTCGTTAAAATTAAATTTCAACAATGGGTGGCTGCGAATACCGTTTTTGAGAATATAGAATTAAAGTAG
- a CDS encoding nucleoid-associated protein, with amino-acid sequence MAVNVKSCYLYLLDNVHQMFMPTERPLDETVDGAYHFLEKNIEKCMKNAAGRPAVFKEDSEARKLFLEYRNRTIPFIDFANAIATKRYDWKDRYEIFTASDLFLCEIEVSEVEYVVGLELTCKEGMVHHVNQSETGIQNNLIVHQSIIPAASLKSANFFMIDLDKMTLTILENLTSTEDDDTHLYADKILECRTEISVKEAVKKARVVAEEVIEHHELDKLEMVPAFERVIKETINEGKDIDMKEIAEEVFYQTPEAKLAYVAEIENQGIEKPVQNANRVKMPLKKTQKIKTDTGIEITIPLDYYNNKDYIEVINMPDGRLAIQIKNIGNIENK; translated from the coding sequence ATGGCGGTTAATGTAAAAAGTTGTTATTTATATTTATTAGATAATGTGCATCAAATGTTTATGCCAACAGAGCGACCACTCGATGAAACAGTGGATGGGGCCTATCATTTTTTAGAAAAAAATATCGAAAAATGTATGAAGAATGCAGCGGGACGTCCAGCAGTATTTAAGGAAGATAGTGAGGCGAGAAAGTTATTTTTAGAATATCGTAATCGCACGATTCCGTTTATTGATTTTGCTAATGCCATCGCAACGAAACGTTATGATTGGAAAGATCGTTATGAGATTTTTACAGCAAGTGATTTATTTTTATGTGAGATTGAAGTCTCAGAAGTGGAATATGTTGTTGGATTAGAGCTAACGTGTAAAGAAGGAATGGTTCATCATGTGAACCAAAGTGAAACAGGGATTCAAAATAATCTGATTGTTCATCAATCGATTATTCCCGCTGCTAGTTTAAAAAGTGCGAACTTCTTTATGATTGATTTAGATAAGATGACATTAACGATTTTAGAAAATTTAACGTCAACAGAGGATGATGATACTCATCTTTACGCGGATAAAATTTTAGAATGTAGAACTGAGATTTCTGTGAAGGAAGCAGTCAAAAAGGCCCGTGTGGTTGCTGAAGAAGTCATCGAGCATCATGAATTAGATAAGCTAGAGATGGTACCAGCATTTGAGCGTGTCATTAAAGAGACGATTAATGAAGGTAAAGATATTGATATGAAAGAGATTGCTGAAGAGGTATTTTATCAAACACCTGAGGCAAAGTTAGCTTATGTTGCGGAGATTGAAAATCAAGGAATTGAAAAACCTGTTCAAAATGCGAATCGTGTTAAAATGCCATTAAAAAAGACACAAAAAATTAAAACCGATACAGGAATTGAGATTACGATTCCACTTGATTACTACAACAACAAAGATTATATTGAAGTGATCAATATGCCAGATGGACGTTTAGCAATTCAAATAAAAAATATCGGAAACATTGAGAATAAGTAA
- the licT gene encoding BglG family transcription antiterminator LicT yields MIIDKILNNNVAVIRDKNDIEEIVMGRGIAFKKRPGDQIDESMIDKVFKLSTKEMNTRFKELLVNIPMEHVKLSDQIISDAKIKLGKGLNEYIYISLSDHISTAIDRFQNNIFIKNSIYWEIKRFYPDEFMIGQHAIELIEKETSIVLPKDEAAFIALHFINAQLDQPNPEISKMAKLISEIETIIKHTFRLELNEDSVYYYRLITHLKFFASRLFAEKTYNDQQSGDLLEVVKIKYRNAFECVNKITIYIKEKYGYDLSDEEILYLTIHIAHIVSESQKS; encoded by the coding sequence GTGATTATTGATAAGATTTTGAATAATAATGTAGCTGTTATCAGAGATAAAAATGATATTGAAGAAATTGTCATGGGACGGGGAATTGCTTTTAAGAAACGACCAGGGGATCAAATAGATGAAAGTATGATTGATAAAGTTTTTAAATTAAGTACAAAAGAGATGAATACTAGATTTAAAGAATTATTGGTTAATATTCCAATGGAACATGTAAAGCTTTCTGATCAAATTATAAGTGATGCTAAAATCAAGTTAGGTAAAGGATTAAATGAATACATTTATATTTCATTGAGCGATCATATCTCAACTGCGATTGATCGTTTTCAAAATAACATTTTTATTAAAAATTCGATTTATTGGGAAATTAAACGTTTTTACCCTGATGAGTTTATGATAGGACAGCATGCCATTGAGCTGATAGAAAAAGAAACAAGTATAGTACTCCCTAAAGATGAGGCTGCTTTTATTGCTTTACATTTTATTAATGCACAGCTTGATCAACCCAATCCTGAAATTTCAAAGATGGCTAAGTTAATTTCTGAAATCGAGACAATCATTAAGCATACCTTTCGATTAGAATTGAATGAAGATTCTGTTTATTATTATCGCTTGATTACTCATTTAAAGTTTTTTGCTTCTCGATTATTCGCTGAAAAAACCTACAATGATCAACAAAGTGGAGATTTATTAGAAGTCGTTAAAATTAAATATCGTAATGCTTTTGAATGCGTCAATAAAATTACAATCTATATTAAAGAGAAGTATGGTTATGATTTAAGTGATGAAGAAATCTTATATTTAACAATACATATTGCACATATTGTGAGCGAATCACAAAAATCATAA
- a CDS encoding beta-glucoside-specific PTS transporter subunit IIABC has translation MGKYESLAKEIIKYVGGSDNIISLVHCVTRLRFQLKDESKAQDEVLKNMSGVVTVMKSNGQYQVVIGNHVPEVYADVCKLAGITSGTQEVTKKMSMKDKVLDTISGIFAPILGVLCASGMIKGFLALFLFLGVVSETSGIYMLVDGIGDALFYFFPIVLGYTSAVKFGMTPFLGMVIGAALIYPTLQGVDLEVFGLTINATYTSTVLPILLTNILAAYLYKALNKVIPTVIKAFVVPMFVLLIAVPIGYLVIGPVANVISDGLANVIMGIYGFNPVLAGILVGFLWQFLVIFGVHMGLVAVGIIQFMSGQPTPIFSLMFVPSFAQTAVVFAMWLKTKDKKLKEVALPAWISGIFGVTEPAIYGVTLPRIKYFIISCIGAGLGAAYIGFKDLLTYQMAGLGIFGFPGFINLDGDTASIMMHVCIALVIAIGFSFTATFILFKDDKNETNDEVLESTRMGQEELMSPIKGQTIALTDLKDEAFNSGILGKGIGIIPTEGKVVAPFDGTVVTLFPTKHAIGLVSENGCEMLIHVGVDTVRLNGEHFEAFVKQGDVVKKGQLLLTFDIQAIQDAGYCLETPVIITNSNDYTDVIETQDQEIKPTDKLLTVIL, from the coding sequence ATGGGAAAATATGAATCATTAGCAAAAGAAATTATTAAGTATGTCGGTGGATCAGATAATATTATTAGTCTCGTTCATTGTGTGACAAGATTACGTTTTCAATTAAAAGACGAGTCAAAGGCACAGGATGAAGTTTTAAAAAATATGTCTGGTGTTGTGACAGTGATGAAAAGTAATGGTCAATATCAAGTCGTGATTGGGAATCATGTTCCTGAAGTGTATGCAGATGTATGCAAATTAGCAGGAATCACAAGTGGGACTCAAGAAGTAACCAAAAAGATGTCTATGAAGGATAAAGTATTAGATACTATCTCAGGAATTTTTGCACCTATTCTAGGAGTACTCTGTGCAAGTGGGATGATTAAAGGATTTTTAGCTTTATTTTTATTCTTAGGCGTTGTTTCAGAAACAAGCGGAATCTATATGTTAGTCGATGGAATTGGAGATGCCTTATTTTACTTCTTCCCGATTGTATTAGGTTATACATCTGCTGTTAAGTTTGGGATGACCCCATTTTTAGGAATGGTTATTGGAGCTGCACTGATTTATCCAACGTTACAAGGTGTTGATCTTGAAGTGTTTGGATTAACGATTAACGCAACCTATACGTCAACCGTGTTACCGATTCTTTTAACGAATATTTTAGCAGCTTATTTATATAAAGCTCTAAATAAAGTTATACCAACTGTGATCAAGGCATTTGTTGTTCCAATGTTTGTCTTATTAATTGCTGTTCCAATTGGATACTTAGTCATTGGACCGGTTGCTAATGTAATTTCAGATGGACTTGCTAATGTAATTATGGGTATTTATGGATTCAATCCAGTTTTAGCGGGAATTTTAGTTGGTTTCTTATGGCAGTTCTTAGTGATATTTGGAGTTCATATGGGATTAGTGGCTGTGGGAATTATTCAATTTATGAGTGGACAACCGACACCAATTTTCTCATTAATGTTTGTTCCATCATTTGCTCAAACAGCTGTTGTATTTGCGATGTGGTTGAAAACAAAAGATAAAAAATTAAAAGAAGTTGCTTTACCTGCTTGGATTTCAGGAATTTTTGGAGTAACAGAACCAGCTATTTATGGGGTAACGTTACCTCGAATTAAATACTTTATTATTTCATGTATTGGTGCTGGACTTGGAGCAGCTTATATTGGATTTAAAGATCTATTAACTTATCAAATGGCTGGTTTAGGTATTTTTGGATTCCCCGGATTTATTAATCTTGATGGAGATACAGCCTCAATTATGATGCATGTTTGTATTGCCTTAGTCATTGCGATTGGTTTTTCATTTACAGCAACTTTTATCTTATTTAAAGACGATAAAAACGAAACAAATGATGAAGTTTTAGAATCAACTCGAATGGGACAAGAGGAGTTAATGAGCCCAATTAAAGGACAAACGATCGCATTAACAGATTTAAAAGATGAAGCGTTTAATTCAGGAATTTTAGGAAAAGGAATTGGGATTATTCCAACAGAAGGAAAAGTAGTCGCTCCATTTGATGGAACGGTTGTTACCTTATTTCCAACTAAACATGCGATTGGATTAGTATCAGAAAATGGTTGTGAAATGTTGATTCATGTAGGTGTCGATACGGTTCGCTTAAACGGAGAGCATTTTGAAGCTTTTGTTAAACAAGGAGATGTTGTTAAGAAAGGCCAATTACTACTTACCTTTGATATTCAAGCGATTCAAGACGCAGGATATTGTTTAGAAACACCGGTTATTATTACTAACTCTAATGATTATACAGATGTGATTGAAACACAAGATCAAGAAATTAAACCAACAGATAAACTACTAACAGTTATCTTATAA
- a CDS encoding 6-phospho-beta-glucosidase, whose translation MSFPKGFLWGGATAANQCEGAYQEGGRGLANGDVLPAGKDRFPVGLGKLKMLTCDANHYYPAHQGIDFYHHYKEDIKLFSEMGFKTFRLSISWSRIFPNGDDQTPNEEGLQFYEDVFKECQRYGIEPLVTITHFDVPMNLVEKYGSWRHRKMIDFYLNYCETIFKRYKDLVKYWLTFNEINMVLHLPFVAAGLTFEEGDHIEQIKYTATHHELVASALATKLAHEIMPECQVGCMLAAGNTYANTPNPKDVWQSMEKDRENYFFIDVQSRGAYPNYALKELERKGINIPFEEGDQDILKQHTVDFIAFSYYSSRLTSADPEVNKMTQGNVFATLRNPYLEASEWGWQIDALGFRITMNSLYDRYQKPLFVVENGLGAVDVVTDQGTVEDDYRIEYLREHIKAMKDAIELDGVQVLGYTPWGCIDLVSASTGEMKKRYGFIYVDLDNDGNGTMKRLKKKSFDWYKEVIASNGEVL comes from the coding sequence ATGAGTTTTCCAAAAGGATTTTTATGGGGGGGCGCAACAGCAGCCAATCAATGTGAAGGTGCTTATCAAGAAGGTGGACGTGGATTAGCAAATGGAGATGTTTTACCAGCAGGAAAGGATCGTTTTCCAGTTGGACTTGGAAAGTTAAAAATGTTAACGTGTGATGCAAATCACTATTATCCAGCTCATCAAGGGATTGATTTTTATCATCATTACAAGGAAGACATTAAATTGTTTAGTGAAATGGGATTTAAGACATTCAGATTATCGATTTCATGGAGCCGTATCTTCCCAAATGGAGATGACCAAACACCAAATGAGGAAGGATTACAATTTTATGAAGATGTATTTAAAGAGTGTCAACGCTATGGAATAGAGCCATTAGTCACAATTACACATTTTGATGTTCCCATGAATTTAGTTGAGAAATATGGTTCTTGGCGACATCGAAAAATGATTGACTTTTATTTAAACTATTGCGAAACCATTTTTAAAAGATATAAAGATTTAGTAAAATACTGGTTAACGTTTAATGAAATTAATATGGTGTTACATTTACCTTTTGTTGCAGCGGGACTTACCTTTGAAGAGGGAGATCATATTGAGCAAATTAAATATACGGCGACTCATCATGAGTTAGTTGCAAGTGCGTTAGCGACGAAATTAGCTCATGAAATTATGCCTGAATGTCAGGTAGGATGTATGTTAGCAGCTGGAAATACGTATGCGAATACACCGAATCCAAAAGACGTTTGGCAGTCAATGGAGAAAGATCGAGAAAATTATTTCTTTATTGATGTTCAATCACGTGGAGCCTATCCAAACTATGCGTTAAAAGAATTAGAGAGAAAAGGGATTAACATCCCGTTTGAAGAAGGGGATCAAGATATTTTAAAACAGCATACGGTAGATTTCATCGCCTTCTCTTATTATTCATCACGTTTAACAAGTGCCGATCCAGAAGTGAATAAAATGACACAAGGAAATGTGTTTGCAACGTTACGTAATCCTTATTTAGAGGCGAGTGAATGGGGATGGCAGATTGATGCACTAGGTTTTAGAATTACAATGAATAGCTTATACGACCGTTATCAGAAACCATTATTTGTTGTAGAGAATGGGTTAGGAGCTGTTGATGTTGTCACTGATCAAGGAACAGTTGAAGATGATTATCGCATTGAGTATTTAAGAGAACATATTAAGGCCATGAAAGATGCGATTGAATTAGATGGTGTTCAAGTGCTGGGATATACGCCATGGGGATGTATTGATCTTGTGAGTGCAAGTACAGGAGAGATGAAAAAACGCTATGGATTCATTTACGTTGATTTAGATAATGACGGAAATGGAACGATGAAAAGATTGAAGAAAAAATCATTTGATTGGTATAAAGAAGTGATTGCTTCAAACGGTGAGGTATTATAA
- a CDS encoding IS30 family transposase — MSYKHLTTFERTRIEVLSKMGYSTRQIAAQLNRHHSTIARELKRNTQKTYQAELAEKLVGKRRLACHRKEVKSEELIQTIQHYLKLTWSPEQISHTVLKGVISFKTIYRWIYDGTILSGDLSCLRQKGKRRKPRETRGRFNIGTSIHQRPKEVKKRQTFGHWELDTVVSSRGKSKGCLATFVERQTRFYMAVKIENRSASEMYRAIQELYKHFPKDTFKTYTVDRGKEFACYSKVEADLKVPVYFADAYSSWQRGSNENANGLLREFFPKKTDLARVTEKEVNEALCLINHRPRKCLGWKTSFDLFHEQVSHLY, encoded by the coding sequence ATGAGTTATAAACATCTTACCACATTTGAACGTACACGTATAGAAGTTCTTTCGAAAATGGGCTATTCGACGAGACAGATTGCAGCTCAATTGAATCGACATCACTCGACCATTGCTCGTGAATTGAAACGAAATACTCAGAAAACTTATCAGGCTGAGCTAGCAGAGAAATTAGTCGGAAAACGTCGTTTAGCTTGTCACCGTAAAGAAGTAAAGTCTGAAGAACTCATTCAAACCATTCAACACTATTTGAAGTTAACCTGGTCGCCTGAACAAATTTCTCATACGGTTTTAAAGGGTGTGATTTCATTTAAAACCATTTATCGTTGGATTTATGATGGTACGATTTTATCAGGAGATTTAAGCTGTTTAAGACAAAAAGGAAAGCGTCGAAAACCACGAGAAACACGTGGGCGATTTAACATTGGAACCTCGATTCATCAACGCCCCAAAGAGGTTAAAAAGCGCCAAACATTCGGACACTGGGAATTAGATACAGTGGTTTCAAGTCGTGGAAAAAGTAAGGGTTGTTTAGCGACCTTTGTTGAACGTCAAACACGCTTTTATATGGCCGTGAAAATAGAAAATCGCTCGGCTTCAGAGATGTATCGAGCGATTCAGGAGTTATATAAACACTTCCCTAAAGACACGTTCAAAACCTATACCGTTGATCGAGGAAAAGAGTTTGCCTGTTATTCCAAAGTAGAGGCTGATTTAAAGGTCCCTGTTTACTTCGCAGATGCTTATTCCTCTTGGCAAAGAGGAAGTAATGAAAATGCCAATGGATTACTTCGAGAATTCTTCCCGAAAAAGACCGACTTGGCACGAGTAACTGAAAAAGAGGTTAATGAGGCACTCTGCCTCATTAACCATCGACCACGAAAATGTTTAGGTTGGAAAACTTCATTTGATCTATTTCATGAGCAAGTGTCGCATTTGTATTGA
- a CDS encoding DUF2383 domain-containing protein, which translates to MENNQEIIKELNKFLKGTKMGVDTFKQYEEKAQTPELKQELNKIISIFKAHEEKTAAAIKKLGGEADDSIGITGELASMFEKIKDIFVDTDQEVLERAIKAVNMGKDQGTKVLQTCKDLKADPFIIDRLTEILNDYETTSKALNKLSK; encoded by the coding sequence ATGGAAAATAATCAAGAAATTATCAAAGAATTAAATAAATTCTTAAAGGGGACTAAAATGGGTGTAGATACGTTTAAACAATATGAAGAAAAAGCACAAACACCTGAACTTAAACAAGAGTTAAATAAAATTATATCTATTTTTAAAGCACACGAAGAAAAAACAGCTGCAGCTATTAAAAAACTAGGAGGAGAAGCTGATGATTCAATCGGAATCACAGGAGAACTTGCTAGTATGTTTGAAAAAATAAAAGATATCTTTGTTGATACTGATCAAGAAGTATTAGAACGTGCTATTAAGGCCGTTAATATGGGAAAAGATCAAGGAACAAAAGTTTTACAAACATGTAAAGACTTAAAAGCAGATCCATTCATTATTGATCGATTAACTGAAATCTTAAATGACTATGAAACAACTTCAAAAGCATTAAACAAACTTTCTAAGTAA
- a CDS encoding type II toxin-antitoxin system antitoxin SocA domain-containing protein yields MREFCVKCQKEVEYKVLKNWRQKIVKGFEVEFEKQEAICNECQHLIFVDTIHEQNSENAKKAYQKKVSHETITIIESIMSKYNIGKRPLSLLLDWGELTITRYLKGMPPKKEYLDVLKKVNDDPKLFDDILQKNHQKLTKIAYEKCMNQLKQLGLSDQYEDEIIQSPVITDEETFDVNLEDHHDFTFDVASTDEQENHLEYNDLNQKDKIFDVVNYILSLSDDLTPLALQKILYYAQAFFKVFYGYHLFENHCEAWDHGPVYPEIYHKFQSYDDMNPKSGHCSLTEEEQFFIELIMRYFGCYSGKSLERMTHCEKPWRETRKSLASSQTSRKIMDQDLIESYFNEVSKKYNMLSITDIVDYSTALFTRVL; encoded by the coding sequence GTGCGAGAGTTTTGTGTCAAATGTCAAAAAGAAGTGGAATATAAAGTTTTAAAAAACTGGCGTCAAAAAATAGTCAAAGGATTTGAGGTTGAGTTTGAAAAGCAAGAAGCTATTTGTAATGAATGCCAACATTTAATATTTGTTGATACTATTCATGAACAAAACAGTGAAAATGCTAAAAAAGCTTATCAGAAAAAAGTTTCTCATGAAACGATCACGATTATTGAATCGATTATGTCTAAGTATAATATTGGAAAAAGACCTTTATCTTTGTTACTAGATTGGGGAGAATTAACCATTACTAGATACTTAAAAGGGATGCCGCCTAAAAAAGAATACTTAGATGTTTTGAAGAAAGTTAATGACGATCCTAAGTTATTTGATGACATCTTACAAAAAAATCACCAGAAGCTAACGAAGATTGCTTATGAAAAATGTATGAACCAGCTCAAACAGTTAGGGTTAAGCGATCAATATGAAGATGAAATCATTCAATCACCTGTCATAACTGATGAGGAAACGTTTGATGTTAATTTAGAAGATCATCATGATTTTACTTTCGATGTAGCCTCTACTGATGAGCAGGAGAATCATTTAGAGTACAATGACTTAAATCAAAAAGATAAGATTTTTGATGTCGTGAATTATATTCTATCTTTAAGTGATGATCTAACACCGTTAGCACTGCAAAAAATTCTTTATTATGCGCAAGCCTTTTTTAAAGTGTTTTATGGTTATCATTTATTTGAAAATCATTGTGAAGCTTGGGATCACGGCCCTGTTTATCCAGAAATCTATCATAAATTTCAAAGTTATGATGATATGAATCCAAAAAGTGGACATTGTTCATTAACCGAAGAAGAGCAATTTTTTATTGAACTAATCATGAGATATTTCGGATGCTATAGTGGAAAATCTTTAGAACGTATGACACACTGTGAAAAACCGTGGCGAGAAACGAGAAAAAGTCTCGCTTCATCTCAAACAAGTAGAAAAATCATGGATCAAGATTTAATTGAAAGTTATTTTAACGAAGTATCTAAAAAATACAACATGCTAAGTATCACAGATATTGTTGATTATTCAACCGCCTTGTTTACTCGAGTGTTATAG
- a CDS encoding type I restriction-modification enzyme R subunit C-terminal domain-containing protein, giving the protein MNVSQLKFIELLVDYIVANGFIENNQVLTEDPFRSVGSIIDIFDTQQVHQLVGRINEIKAKIEIA; this is encoded by the coding sequence CTGAATGTCAGTCAATTAAAATTTATTGAATTATTAGTTGATTATATTGTAGCGAATGGATTTATTGAAAATAATCAGGTTCTAACAGAAGATCCATTTAGAAGTGTGGGAAGTATCATCGATATATTTGATACTCAACAGGTTCATCAACTAGTAGGACGAATAAATGAAATTAAAGCGAAAATCGAAATAGCTTAA
- a CDS encoding PBECR4 domain-containing protein — MALPKHKMIKIVVDAAKKYEEILNNKVFLIVYKVENTLEFRELKFDQKNFKHLTGIESTLAPKQFYQAALKGRLGLNDIREKSDGTTALKLQVLPQLHQLVSMPTMIGEFESLRIHLQADKALGTSVKISLALGDHKGVSVPKSLLKEDIRRLTRQPYPVVRVYCKKNKDEKYSTITYHNNKLNLSIPKEIEDLLSDELMNE, encoded by the coding sequence ATGGCATTACCTAAACATAAAATGATAAAAATTGTAGTTGATGCTGCTAAAAAGTATGAAGAAATTTTAAATAACAAAGTATTTTTAATTGTATATAAAGTAGAAAATACATTAGAATTTCGTGAGTTAAAATTCGATCAAAAGAATTTTAAACATCTAACAGGGATAGAATCTACTTTAGCACCGAAACAATTTTATCAAGCTGCTTTAAAAGGTAGATTGGGATTAAATGATATTAGGGAAAAATCTGATGGAACAACTGCTTTAAAACTACAAGTTTTACCTCAGTTACATCAACTAGTCTCGATGCCAACTATGATCGGAGAATTTGAGAGTTTACGTATTCATTTGCAAGCTGATAAAGCCCTAGGGACAAGTGTTAAAATTTCATTAGCCCTAGGTGATCATAAGGGAGTTTCTGTACCTAAATCGCTTTTAAAAGAAGATATACGCCGATTAACACGTCAGCCTTATCCTGTTGTGAGAGTATATTGTAAAAAAAATAAAGATGAAAAATACTCAACGATAACTTATCATAATAATAAATTAAATTTATCAATTCCAAAAGAAATTGAGGATTTATTAAGCGATGAATTGATGAATGAGTAA
- a CDS encoding plasmid pRiA4b ORF-3 family protein, with amino-acid sequence MKAYQIKIQLEGLDVWRRVVMPAEVSFNALHRVIQYSMGWYNCHLYQFELAEELVLVETSEEVEEYSWMNKMPTFDGKPRIPKTYRLSKNAKVDKYIEVGQSIPYVYDMGDYWEHIVTFEKEFEDYPNVYPICLEGEGACPPEDCGGVCGYLELLEIVKDSSHPEYESVMEWLGVDEFNSTFDLEDTNFWMKEDLKLKRPKKV; translated from the coding sequence GTGAAGGCTTATCAAATAAAAATTCAGTTAGAAGGTTTGGATGTTTGGCGTCGTGTTGTGATGCCAGCGGAGGTATCATTTAATGCGTTGCATCGTGTGATTCAATATAGTATGGGGTGGTATAATTGTCATTTGTATCAGTTTGAGTTAGCGGAAGAGTTGGTATTGGTTGAAACAAGCGAAGAGGTGGAAGAGTATTCATGGATGAATAAGATGCCAACCTTTGATGGGAAGCCTCGCATCCCAAAAACGTACCGTTTAAGTAAAAATGCGAAGGTAGATAAGTATATTGAAGTAGGCCAATCGATTCCTTATGTATACGATATGGGAGATTATTGGGAGCATATCGTCACGTTTGAAAAAGAATTTGAAGATTATCCGAATGTTTATCCAATTTGCTTAGAAGGTGAAGGGGCTTGTCCGCCAGAGGATTGTGGTGGTGTTTGCGGTTATTTAGAATTGTTAGAGATCGTTAAAGATTCAAGTCATCCTGAATACGAGAGTGTAATGGAATGGTTAGGAGTCGATGAGTTTAATTCAACCTTTGATCTAGAGGATACAAATTTTTGGATGAAAGAAGATTTAAAGTTGAAACGTCCTAAGAAAGTCTAA